The Flavivirga eckloniae genomic interval AAAAAGCTGTTACAGAAGTCGTGCTTTTTCCCAATTCTTCCGCAAGCCAAACTTGCGATTTGCCTTGAATCACTAAAACTTCTTTTATTCTATTTATCCTTTCTATTGCCATATTTATTAATGTATTCTACTTTAAATATATAATACATTCTTGTTAAAATGTAAGTTTAAATTAAATTTTAGTAATCTAAACTTGTGTTTTTAAAATTTTAATTATAAGTTTGAATTAACTTTATGTAAGTAAAAATTATATAAAAGCAATTTAAACTTTAATTTTTATTGTTAATAACTTTATTTCAAATTTTATGCCATATCCTAAATACACAAAAGCCGACCTAGAGAGAATCGTATATACACAACTAGATAACTTAAATGCCATTCACGACTTGTTACGTATTATGAAAATGCAAAATGAACTAATTGAAAATGCTAATAAGAAATTAAAGGATGAAGTAATTGATTTTAAGAAACGGGTTAATTATGGAACAGGGAAGTTAAAAAATAATATTTTCAATTAAAAGTTTCTCTTATATTAAGAATTATAATTATCAATCATCACTTTTAAATTATTCCCTTCCTCGATTATCCAATGGTTTTTAGTTATTAATTCTCTTATTCTCGTTTTATCTTTTTCTGAATACAACTCTGGTTGTAAACCAGATAATAATTCTGGTTGGTCAGGGTATAACCAATGGCTTTTGTGTTCAGTTGTAACGATACTTCTAGAAATACCATCTGGGTGTAATAATTTTAAGTCTGGAATTATTTTTTTAGCTAATTGATATATTTCTAATCCATCTTTATCCCAGTCTGCTGAATAGTAAATATCTAAGCCTCTTCTTATTTCTGGTGTATACTCTAGTTTGGGAACATTTCGGCCTCCTGCATACCAAAGTTCGTAGTTGTTTTCTCTTGGGAGCTTATCTCTATTAAGAAAATTACCATTTTCACATAATATAATTAACTTGGGCTTAAAGCATTGTAAGACATATAAATATTGTTGACTTTTATTATCAACTAATTCTATATCCAATATTTTTTTTATGGCATTTACAAGAGATGGATGCTTGTCTAAATATTTTTCATTTTTAAAGAACATTAAAGAGAATCCTTTTACACTTTCTTGTGCTTTAATAAGGTCTGCTCTTAGTTTGGTCAATTTTCCACTTTTTAAGCCCTCGTCAAAAGAGATTAAAAGGTCAATTGCTTTTTTACTGAATTTTAATTGTGGTTTAAGTAGTTCTTTAACTTCAAGAAATTCGTTATATCTATTAAAGTCACTTAAATATTTGGTTTTGTAAACTTGGATAAAATCATCCTCGGCAACATACGTTTTCCTTCT includes:
- a CDS encoding helix-turn-helix transcriptional regulator, with product MAIERINRIKEVLVIQGKSQVWLAEELGKSTTSVTAFCNNKSQPHLKDLKRIAEILDVDIRELLVSTK
- a CDS encoding CCDC90 family protein, giving the protein MPYPKYTKADLERIVYTQLDNLNAIHDLLRIMKMQNELIENANKKLKDEVIDFKKRVNYGTGKLKNNIFN